Within Sorghum bicolor cultivar BTx623 chromosome 2, Sorghum_bicolor_NCBIv3, whole genome shotgun sequence, the genomic segment CTCCGCATCTCGGCGCCCTCACCGCCCCCAGCCCAATCCCGGCAACCTTGCCTTGCCTTGCCTTGCCCGCATCTCCCGTCGCGGTGGCCTAGCCTTGCCCGCATCTCCCCTCGAGCGCCTGTCCCTCGCGGTGGCATGCAGGCGGGCGGCTACGGTGGGCAGTTGCGGCGGCGGCTCCGCCCACCGGCGAGCGGCTGCGCACACGACGCACCCCTAGGCGAAGGCACGACGCACCCCCTACGCTATCCGCCCTTCACCGCCCCCGTCGCGGAAGCGCAGCAGACCACACCGACGGCGCGGGGCCAGGCCGAGGACGCCACCGCCGGGTTGGCCGGGAACGAGATGGCGGTGCTCCTCGATCTACTATTCGGTGGCCAAGGCACGGCGCACCCCTAGGCGAAGGCACGCCACACCCCTTGCGCCATCCGCCCTTCACCGCCCCCGCCGCGGAGGCGCCGCGGACCGCACCGGCGGTGCGGGGCCAGGCCGAGGCCGCCGCCGGGTGGGCCGGGAATGAGACGATGGTGCTCCTTGATCTGCTATTCGGTCGCCTCTCTTTGCCTCCCCATAGCTCCTCGGGCGGTGGCGGCTCTTGCATGTCCTCCAGCAATGGCGCCCGCGTGCCGAATCGGTCTGGAGAACGCCGCCGAATCGGACACCTCCGTCGCCTAGAGAAGATGAAGGTAAGCTCACCATGGCAAAGAAGAGGTCACTGCACTAGAACTAGTTGGCAACCAAACAAGATCTAGCCAGACCAGGCTTGTTTAGACACAACAACCAAACAAGTGCTGGTTGCATAACTAATACTGGCTACAGCTAGCCTGGCCTAATTTTGCTAGCCAGACTTGGTAGAGAAATGAACCAAACACACACATAAAATATCCCAAAATCTTATTACTCTCTTCGTCCAAAAAAGAGTTATTTTTATTTCCCAAAAAGTCAACAACTTTTaactttaattaaatatatttaaaaaatataaatatttatggTACATATTAATATCATTATGTAGATCATCAAATATATATACTTTCATATAACAAACTTATctgaagatataaatattgtatgtattttttataaatctaatTATGTTGAGAAAGTTTGGTCAGCGCGATTTCCATAGCGACTTTTTTAGGGGTGGAGGAAGCAGCTCCCAAACATTAGCTCCCTGTCCGGCCATCTCATCCCATAATCCCGCTAGACACGTGCTCCTGATCCTGTGTAAAGTTGAGCATGCAGCCCGCGGGCCAAAGGCACGGCCCAAAGCACGGTCACTTGGCCCGGCCcgagcacggcacggcccgatcCTAACTGGGCCCGGGCCGGTCCGAAGCACGTTgcgggccgtgcttgggccgaccCCTCGGCCCGCTGGGCGGCACGGCACGGTGTCGGCACGGTATCAGGAAATTTGTGAAACTTGAAATATCAGGTTCTATGACTTGTCAAACTTGTGACTTTTGGCAATTAAAATATGATTAAAGAGTATATTGTGTTATGTGAATTGTGAAGTATTAATGTATGTGACTTGAATGTAATGTATTTATGCTTTGTTAAATTCTGTATTAAATTTGGTGTTTTTCATATATCGGACCATGGGCCGGCCCGAAGGACTATTGGGCCTCGTGCCTTTCGGGCCGGTCCGGCACGAAAATCGGCCCAGGGGCCGTGCCTGGGCTGTCAGGCAGGCACGATGGCATGTGGAGACACGGCTCGGTGGCACGCGGGCCATACGGGCCCGTGCCGGGCCGTGCAGGGCCGGCCCATTGCTCATCCTTAATCCTGTGTGGGTGTGGCGGTGCGACGGCCTCAACACGGGAGGTGCGAGGCACTGCATGAACTTGGACCGGCACGGTGGCAGGGGCGAAGCCACGTTCACTTTGCCTAGTGCCGCGGCACCAATGTAAGGAAAAAATATTACCACTAACtagataaaataaaattttaccATGTACTACTaccaaattatatatatatattttctaaGTGCATCACCATAAATTTAGAGATGGTTTTACCTCTGGGCACGGGTTCGATGGACCGCCGTGTCCATGGCTTGGCACGTTACGACACCGTTAATTATACTACATATAGAGCCTGTGGTTTATCTTCTTTTCTTGAGCTAGCCTTGACAAGTGTAAAACCCTGGCTTACCAATTTTTAGCCACTGATCTATGCAACCCAAGGAAACGGAGACACCCTTGCGGATCGGAAGGCTCACCATCTGTCCCGGCACGGCAGGGACATGATTCTTCATCTCTCCCCTAGAGCAGCGGCAAGCCATGCATGCATTGGCCATGGAGAAAACCATCGATCGCTTGCAAAGAGCACACGAAGAAGGTTAGATATATAGCATGTATATAAAGCCCGTGCAGGTGGCAGCCTTCCCCTCACCACCGTCGCCAACGCCAAGAACCACAACACAGACCACACAGGGAGGACGACGAAGGCGACCGCGCCGGCGCGACGCGCCATGGCCATGGCTCGCTCCGTGGCGCACCTCTtctttctcctcctcctcgtctccACCGCGCCCGCCGTGCGTACCAtccccgacgccgccgccgccgccgccggcggaaaCAACAATAACATCCAGGAGGCGTGCAGCAGGACGCTGTTCCCCAAGGTGTGCGTGCAGGCGCTCAAGGACAACCCGGAGTGCCAGGGCGGCGGCCCCGCCGTcacgccgcgccgcctcgcggaGCTGCTGGTGTACGTCTCCGCCGAGGTGGGCATGACGGTGGCGGCGTTCGCGCACCACGAGCTCAACGGCATCAAGGACGACGTGCTGTACAAGTGCCTCGACACCTGCTCCGAGGACATCGAGGAGGCCGTGGCGCACCTCAGCGCgctctcccgcgacttctccgacGCCAAGTTCCTCGAGGTCAAGTCCTGGCTGTCCTCCACGCTCGGGGGCACCTCCACCTGCGAGGACGCCTGCAAGGACGCCCCCGTCAGCGACATCAAGAACGCCTGCGTCACCAAGAGCTTCGAGTTCGAGAAGCTCCTGCGCGTCACGCTCGACCTCATCACCGAGGCTTCCGGCTCCATGTCCGCCGCTGAGGTCGCCCTGCCgccctccggcggcggcgccagcgCGCCGTCGTCGTACGACGCGGCGGCGCCGTCGTCCGGAGGTTACGGCCCGTCCGCTGGTGGCGCCCCCGCCAGCGGATCACCGGCACCGGCCCCGGGGAAGAGTACTGCTTCCGACGACGCGGACGCGACTGCATGATCGAACGACGCACACGCACGCCTTATGTGACAAGGATTTTGTTCTTTCCATCCCACAAATTTCCATAAGTATGCCAGTTTAGAATTAGAGTTATTTGGAGGGTCGAGCTGCATATAATTGTTAATTGATGCAAATATAATGAGGCCAGAAAATGGCACATAGGCCTTAGCTGAGTGTgttttgttattattattactacttTTTGATGGGATGGGTTGAAGGATTCGATGTAGCATTGATGTTTTCTTTTGCGAAAAATGTAACATTCATGTTAGCTATGTTACTTTGACATGTTGCAGCagtaaagccatcatctattttttttttcttctaaaaACATATAATGCACTTCCATTCCAAATTAAAACATTAACTGTTACTTAGATTGTGTAGTTTATTGTTTGGAAAAACATAAGGTGATAATTGGAAAAATAATATCAAACAATTAAGTGTACTTTCATCATCAAACTACTtttattcagacaacagctacTGGTCGAAGATTCCAATTAGATTTAGGCCGTGTTTGGCACGTCTTCACTTTGAAGCTATTTTTTGAGGCTTCAGCTCCATAAACAGCTCTATCGGTGGAGTTGGAGCCATTTTGGTAAACGGTTTAGCAAAACAGCTCTTTTCTTAAAATGTGCTCTCATAGAATGTCAGGTAGGATGAGGTGAAGCCGGAAGAAGCCATTATTTTTGGCTTCTTCACACCCAAAGCTCTCTAAGAGCACGTTTTTAAGGGCTTCATTGGTGGAGCCATTCTATTTTACCCTGTTTGGTACAAAATGGCTCCAAACAGCTTCTGAAGCCGTTGGAGAAGCCATGCCAAACGGAGCCTTAAAATGTGTGCATATCATTAGAAAAAGAAATGTACCACAAAAAAAAGGATCAGAGGGTGTGttcgtttttttaaaaaaaagctaGAGGAGTCGGGGGCCCTACAACGAATATATGAAAAAAAGTGAAAATAAGAAGTAGACAACAAATAACACCAGATTTTGTATCCATTGACCAAAAATAACAACTAAACTTTTTCTTTTAAGGGAAGAAATAATTATATTAAAGCTTTAACATAGTACttaatccattccaaattgtaagtcgtttgacttttttaatatcatgtttgaccactcgtcttattcaaagttttgtacaaaatatcacttttttgttgtgtattggtttattaataaaagtttcttcaaaaatgacttaaatttgactatatttgcacaatttttttgaataagacgagtggtcaaacttagggtaaaaaagtcaaacgacttacaatttgggatggagggagtatatcccAAGTTacacatgaaaaaaaaactgaaataaaaaatatacaatACTTTATCTAAATCTTTTCGTCGTCTTCTTTTATAGTGGCTTGCTTCGATGCAGTCAATGTACTAGATGGACAGAGCCTTGTTGAACATGTACAAAGTATGCTTCTTATGCCGAATTCAACAATCAACCTGAAAGCATTGGACATATCGTAAGATCCAATGTTCCGAAACCAGTCTAAAACATATCTAAATCGATAAAAGAATATCGACAGTATAAACGAACATCGGTAATTGCATCGTTGGGTACAACTTAGGATGCAGATATGTCACCTCAATTcttgatttttatttttgtgcccATTGACAATGAGATCAATGACCCAAGTAATTTTCCTCATTGGGAGTGCCCAGAATCACCAATCCCCATATAGATAACGGCCATAAATTGGTCACCTATTGATGAAATTGATGCCTGCAGTGGCGATCCTGTCGTGGCAATCACCAAAGTCATTGCAGGTAATAAGAACCCAACCAATACGACAAAAGAGAGATGGATTCCCTCTTCTTCTTTCCATTGTCAAGCTCATCGAAGAGGGGCCTAGACAACAACAATGGCGACAAGGAGCAAAGTATGGTTTCCTATTAGCGCAATGGCAGCTTTCCAAATATAACCTAATGTTTGCAAAATCTCTAAACTTATGCCAAGCCATGTTGTTTGTCCCACGACAAGCTAGGTAAGCGGGGCGCCTTATGCAAGCCTAGGTCAGTTGCCCTTCAAGGGATTGGCCAGGCTCGACTGATTTGAGCTTACCAAAGTCGGCGTTACCTAACCAAGAGGTCATGGCGACATCCCGCACAAAAACAGACACTAAATGGAACCCAAAAGCCCTGGCTTGGCCAAGCGAACAATCCAGAATAGGGAAGATCTCTCACCGCCATCTTGAGGATCGCTTGGTAGGGTCCGGGTCTCATGGGATCTTGTTAAGTACATAATAGAGGTTTACCTAATCACCTATATTAGCACCATAACAGTACAATTAACCTCCTTACTGATTCTCAACCAGCCAAGGGCTCAAGAACTATACCGGTGACACACACTTGGAACACACCATCTTGAATAGTGTAGGGCCTTAGTGAGGAGCTACATGCAAGGCAAGCACAACCATGCCTCCCTGCATGAGGGCTTGAGAGCACTCTTGACCTTGGGTGGCCTCAATTGACCTGCGAATGCGTGGAACCACGACCTCCCAAAAGCGCCATCCCAAGCAACTGTTCACTCGAGGCAACTGAATTAGGGAATCTCGCTCCAGGTCCTGAAAGGGGCTAAGAGATTGACACGCGGGCAAAGCTGCAGGGCATCAGAGCTTGCCAGAAACACTCTCGCACAACTCAGGGTCACGTCCAGTTGGTGACACAACATGACAAAGACACTCCTAATATGATGCACACCTTAGGAGGTGACTGGAACCACATTGTGCCCTACTGTAGCTCCCTTTGACTCTATCAACCTCTGTCCGCACTCTCTCGTAGGACTTCCAAGTCTAACCTTGGTCCATGCCCTCATTAGAAGCCCACTGAAGCACAATCAGCGTATACTTAAGCTTTATGGTGTATGTCTTACTGCATACCATCGAGGGAAAGCCCTTCATTGCCATTGTGTGCTTGAACCCTCAATGTAGATTCAAATGGGAATCCATAACCTCTCGTCATCACCCTTTTGTCGTGATGCTTCGCTCAACAATGGGAAGTCCCGTGTGATCGGAGCACATGACGAAGGTGGCAAGTTGCAATTCACATTTTGGTCAGTGGCGGGAGGGGCAGTGCGAGCAACATCTCCTCGCCGTATGCGCGATGTTTGGCGGCGGCCTCATAAAATCTGATAGATAAATGTATAGATGAGGTACCCATGCATAGCAAAGTACATTGTTGTTTATCTTCTTAAATTCagtactttttttaaaaaagttctGGGCAAAGCGAGAAGTAGGGAGAAACGTTCTTAATTCAGTAATTTATTGGGATAAGAAATATATTTAGTATATCTGCTGGAGAAATATAATCATGGGATAAGAAAATGTGCAAGGGCAAGCAATTCCTATATATGGAGTATCTACTCCTTCATTGTCTCTCTGAGACTCTATAGTATACGTGGCACAAATTTGGCTATGTCGAtcgatgtaaataaataaagaagagaaaaaaaactgATGAAACAAGAATTTGAGCCACGCATAACCACCCAAGAAACCGGGGACACTTGTCGTAGACGGGGGCACATGGAAGGCTCAGCATGTGTTTCGGATGGCACACGCGTTCCACTTGTCGTCTCTTCACCTAAGCCCTAAAACGGCGGTATGCCAGACACGCAATGGCGTCGTGTGGCCCCTCGACGCCTTGAGCTCACAATgcgcacacacatatatatagccaTGCACTCACCACCACCCTCTCAATCAATTTGTGACCAgtcacaccaccaccaccaccacctttaCCACCGGGAGAGAAACGCGAGCAACCAGCGATCGCCATGGCTCGCTCTGtctccgtcgtcgtcgtcctcctcctctccgTCCTCGTctccgccgcgtccgccgcacggACCGTGGGCGACACCGTGCAGGACGCGTGCAGCAAGACGCAGTTCCCCAAGATCTGCGTCGACAGCCTCGCGGCGAAGCCGGAGAGCCAGAAGGCGACCCCGCGGAAGCTGGCGGAGCTGTTCGTGAACATCGCCGCCGAGAAAGGGTCCGGGATGGCCACGTTCGTGCACGGCAAGTACAACAACGACGCCAAGGACAGCGCCCTGTTCAAGTGCTACGACAGCTGCTccgacgacgtggaggaggCGGTGGCGCACCTCAACGGGCTCGTCCGGGAGCCCACCGACGCCAAGTTCCTGGAGCTCAAGTCGTGGCTCTCCTCCACGCTCGGCGGCACCTCCACCTGCGAGGACGCCTGCAAGGACGCGCCCAAGAGCGGCGACAAGGACGCCGTCGTCAACTTCAGCCTCGACTTCGAGAAGCTGCAGCGCGTCACGCTGGACCTCATCACCGAGGCGTCCGGCTCCATGTCCGCCGGCATCGCACTGCCGCCGTCCGACGCcggggcgcccagctcctacgACGCGGCCGCGCCGTCGTCGTCCGGAGGAGGCTCAGCGGACGCCCCCGCCGGCGCTgatgccggcgccggcgccggctccGAGGGCCCTGCTGCCGCCAGCGGCCCGTCGTCTGGTGGTGACGCGCCGGCGgacggcggcagtgccgccagCGGGCCGGCCGCTGCTGatgctccggcggcggcgggggcggcgtCATCATCCGACGGGCCCTCTGGCGCACCAGCGCCATCGTCGTCTGATTCGGCCTCTGGCGCACCAGGACCGTCGTCTGATGGTGGGTCGTCCAGCGCTCCGGCGCCAgcgggcggcgacgacgacgacgatgccgATTCCGACGACGGGTCAGCTTGAGCGTACGTGAGCGATGATGACGCGCGGGTTTGCTTGGATCATTAGGTGCCTACTCCAAGACGATCGACGATCCCCTTCTTCCCATTGCATTTTTTTTTGCCGTCCGGCCGTTTTCCTCTTGACAATGTATAATGATAATAACAGTGGATGATCGATCCTACGTACTTACGTACGTATTTATAGCTAGATGAAGGTGTCTGTGTAGTGACCCATCCATAGACGATGATGCTGACAGATCGCACGCAGTCTCCTTAGTCGGCTGATCCATTATAACATTAATGATATCAAGTCTTTCATGTTTTTTTATTACATTTATTTATGGCAATCAAACTAATGATCGATGCCCTGTCTTCTATCTTgtgatatgtatatatgtgtccttataaaaaaaattgtaatatAAACATATGTTATGTATTCGTTGCAACAAGTACAATGAGACTCTCAAAGATTTATTCAACAATCGCGTCAAAGAAACAGTACCGGTATCTCTATGCTGGGTATACAATCCTAAACGCAAGCTGTAATTGTGCAGCTCCACCAGGTTCGTGCACACGGCAACATCCTTCCTTCTCCGTCCTATCATCCAACCATTTTTAGACCGAAGACCCAAACAGAGTCAGTCTAGCAACCATCACAAACCAGatcgagcaactccaacagtttgctaaaacttACTTGACAAATCTATAGTTTTGCCAAATCTCAAAATCAAATGCCAAGTGAAAAAAGAAAcattctccaacagtttgctatttgGGTTTGGTAAAAGAATTTGGCATCCTACGATTTTTGTCAAAACCacaaaattgagcctccaacaagttggcaaaactagtTGGCAAATTGTGATACACGTAATGCCAAGCGATGGAGGACTTggcatatttgccaagtgaagagGAAATTTTGCCAAGCTCACGAAATTGACAagtagttttgccaacttgttggaggccGTTTTTTGTGGTTTTGGCAAAAATTCTAGGATGCCAAGtacttttagcaaactgttggagttgctcttataagTTTGGTGTTACACGAGCCATACTTGATggcaatttttttttctcattaCATGATTTCTCCTTGTTAAGAATTCCTCAATTAGAGTATTAATGGGCTCATATCGTATATGTCTTAGAGgctatcatatatatatatatatatatatatatatatatatatatatatatatatatatatatatatatatatatatatatatatatatatcctgagAGCTACATCTACATAAAGAGACTATATGTATACCTATAATGACTAACGAAGAGATGACTCCCTCACACACTTGTCTTGCTCCTTTGAATTCTTGTACCATGTTCTTGAGGATTGGGTAAgggaaacaagatctcatctataACTTCTATATACGACTCTTTCTTAAAATCAGGGACGAGGAAACAGATCTGGCAATCCGTAAATAGGTCGATTCTCAACACTCTTATATGTTTCCCTGATCCTTTGTCACCTTTCCTAAATAACACCCTTGTTTTATTGTTATCAATGTCAGAGCAACTCCAAAAGACTATAATATCCTTTCTAGTTGCTAGAAATAAagattttggtaaaaaaaaaatcctctaACCATTTCTTTACTTGCTTATCTAATACAGCCATCTTCTATTATTGATTCCTAATTTTTTGGTAGCCAAAGATACAAAATGAGAATGACTCTATAGTGTACACACAAGATATAGAAAAACTGTTGAACAGcgaaatatatatagatagcgGTTTTATGAATATGGCTCTTTAAATAATGATTCAGAGAGTGAATTTTATTTTAgaaaaactcttggagatgctctcaaCTTTAAGTATGAAGGACCAATGGCAGGAAGATGCTTTTAGGGCTTTATTCAGTAAGTTTTATAAGGAGACATAAAACTTTGTACAATTTATATACATGCTATAGTTGGGAGTATTAAGGTCACCTTCACAATTATTTATCgtacttagagcatctccaaaggctttggcaaattgaAGAGGAAATATATAGTACATATAtccagtatttttattttttttagatatgGTGGCCGTCAAGGCTCGCAGATACTTGGCTCCGCCCTGAGCTGAGGATTGAAGGTATCCAGTTTCACAATTTTCTACTAAAACCAAGTGCAGCAGCTGGCACTTCCAGGACCAGGAGGTAGTGCCAACTTATATAGTGTTAAAAAGGCTTTGAGATGTCTAGCTTGATATATAGAGTCGCTCCCTAGTGTTCAATCCTGGGTTTGTCTGATG encodes:
- the LOC8054410 gene encoding pectinesterase inhibitor translates to MAMARSVAHLFFLLLLVSTAPAVRTIPDAAAAAAGGNNNNIQEACSRTLFPKVCVQALKDNPECQGGGPAVTPRRLAELLVYVSAEVGMTVAAFAHHELNGIKDDVLYKCLDTCSEDIEEAVAHLSALSRDFSDAKFLEVKSWLSSTLGGTSTCEDACKDAPVSDIKNACVTKSFEFEKLLRVTLDLITEASGSMSAAEVALPPSGGGASAPSSYDAAAPSSGGYGPSAGGAPASGSPAPAPGKSTASDDADATA
- the LOC8054411 gene encoding nischarin; amino-acid sequence: MARSVSVVVVLLLSVLVSAASAARTVGDTVQDACSKTQFPKICVDSLAAKPESQKATPRKLAELFVNIAAEKGSGMATFVHGKYNNDAKDSALFKCYDSCSDDVEEAVAHLNGLVREPTDAKFLELKSWLSSTLGGTSTCEDACKDAPKSGDKDAVVNFSLDFEKLQRVTLDLITEASGSMSAGIALPPSDAGAPSSYDAAAPSSSGGGSADAPAGADAGAGAGSEGPAAASGPSSGGDAPADGGSAASGPAAADAPAAAGAASSSDGPSGAPAPSSSDSASGAPGPSSDGGSSSAPAPAGGDDDDDADSDDGSA